Part of the Tolypothrix sp. PCC 7910 genome, TTGAGTAAGTCAGAATGCCAACTCTCAAGCTGTCCTAAAGAGACATAGATCATCTACATCCCTGCGTTGCACAGGGAAGGAGTTATAGTTTTGCTGTCTGGATTTACTAAATGTCCTGGCTTGTTCTACGCCACCCCTGCTCAAGATGGTATACTATCCCGCATTAGAATACCTGGTGGGATTTTAAATAGTCAACAGTGTCAGGCGATCGCAGATATCGCTGATAAATATGGCCGTGGCTATGTCGATGTGACTAATCGTGCTAATTTGCAAGTGCGTGAAATCCATCAGGGGATAAATTCTCTTGTGTTGCAGCATCTCCAAGCTTTAGGTTTAGGTTGTAGTAACACGACTGTAGATCAAATCCGTAATATTATGACCAGTCCAACGGCTGGGATTGATCCCCAGGAATTGATCGACACTCGTCCTTTTGTGACAGCTTGGGACAATTACATCACAGCCAATTCACAACTATCAGGACTATCTGCCAAATTTAGTGTGTGCTTTGATGGTGGCGGAATAGTTTCGGTAAGCGATCGCGTTAATGATATCGTTTTTGCGGCTGTCTTAGTAAATGGTGAAGTTTACTTCCGTCTGTGTTTGAGTGTTGGCGCAAAGGGTAACCCAGCCCAAGATACAGGAATTTTATTACCACCAGAGCAATGTTTACCCGTTTTGGCAGCTTTAGCCGATATTTACCTAGCTCATCTAGATTCTACAAGTAAACATAAACTGCGTCTGCGAGAAGTATTGAACAATATAGGCTGTGAAAATTATCTGCAACAAGTTCAGCAGCGTCTAGCCTTTCCTCTATCCTCCCCAAAAACCCAGAGATGGGAACCAAAATCGGAACCCCAGTTTCAACATATTGGCATTCATCCCCAACGTCAGCCAGGTTTATTTTATATAGGAATTGTTTTACCCTTAGGTCGTCTAGAAACCAGACAATTATTAAGATTAGCGGAGTTAGCGGAAAAATACGGTAGCGGTACTCTCAGGCTTACACCTTGGCAGAACATACTATTAACAGACATACCCCAACAATCGATAACTGATGTACAAAAAGAAATTGCTGCTTTGGAATTAGATTATTCCATCAGCAATATCAACAGTACATTAGTTGCCTGTTCTGGTAGCAAAGGGTGCGCCTCCTCAGCTACCGACACCAGAGGCGATGCATTGACATTAGCAGAATATCTCAAAACTCGCGTATCCCTAGATAGTCCTGTAAATATCTACTTTAGCGGCTGTCCTAAATCCTGCGCCCAGCACAGCAAAAGTGATATTACCCTACTCGGTGTCAGCATTGAGGAAGAC contains:
- the cobG gene encoding precorrin-3B synthase; this translates as MLSGFTKCPGLFYATPAQDGILSRIRIPGGILNSQQCQAIADIADKYGRGYVDVTNRANLQVREIHQGINSLVLQHLQALGLGCSNTTVDQIRNIMTSPTAGIDPQELIDTRPFVTAWDNYITANSQLSGLSAKFSVCFDGGGIVSVSDRVNDIVFAAVLVNGEVYFRLCLSVGAKGNPAQDTGILLPPEQCLPVLAALADIYLAHLDSTSKHKLRLREVLNNIGCENYLQQVQQRLAFPLSSPKTQRWEPKSEPQFQHIGIHPQRQPGLFYIGIVLPLGRLETRQLLRLAELAEKYGSGTLRLTPWQNILLTDIPQQSITDVQKEIAALELDYSISNINSTLVACSGSKGCASSATDTRGDALTLAEYLKTRVSLDSPVNIYFSGCPKSCAQHSKSDITLLGVSIEEDNQKLEGYQVYVGVDDNEEKFGREYQFVTVAKMPAFIEKMLLVYKTQRLNLDETFREFANRCLKDEV